In one Arthrobacter jinronghuae genomic region, the following are encoded:
- a CDS encoding TetR/AcrR family transcriptional regulator produces MDVAKDEAAAEARMTGRSQAKASRRAVMLDAAASLFAERGYNGVSIEELGAAAGVSGPAVYRHFSGKPAVLSALLIGVSEDLLEGGKAVVAESATPEIALRGLVEFQVDFALRQADVIRVQDRDLGSLPESDERRVRSLQRQYVEVWVDALSALHPGSDLPLLRHRAQGVFGLINSTSHTVRGRISARETARLRTLLDRMAWAALNAQ; encoded by the coding sequence ATGGACGTAGCAAAAGACGAAGCAGCCGCAGAGGCCCGGATGACCGGGCGTAGTCAGGCAAAGGCCTCCCGTCGGGCAGTAATGCTCGACGCCGCCGCATCCCTGTTTGCCGAACGCGGCTACAACGGGGTCTCCATTGAGGAGCTCGGCGCCGCCGCAGGGGTCAGCGGGCCGGCGGTATACCGGCATTTCAGCGGCAAACCCGCGGTGCTCTCCGCCCTGTTGATCGGCGTCAGCGAAGACCTGCTGGAGGGCGGGAAGGCGGTGGTCGCCGAGTCTGCGACCCCCGAAATCGCCCTGCGCGGCCTGGTGGAATTCCAGGTGGATTTCGCGCTGCGCCAGGCGGATGTCATCCGGGTCCAGGACCGGGATCTGGGCAGCCTGCCGGAAAGCGACGAGCGGCGCGTACGCTCCCTGCAGCGCCAATACGTCGAGGTCTGGGTGGATGCGCTTTCCGCACTGCACCCCGGCTCCGATCTCCCGTTGCTGCGGCACCGGGCGCAGGGCGTTTTCGGCCTGATCAATTCCACCTCCCATACCGTCCGCGGCCGGATCAGTGCCCGCGAGACGGCAAGGCTGCGTACGCTGCTCGATAGAATGGCGTGGGCGGCCTTGAACGCCCAGTAG
- a CDS encoding GNAT family N-acetyltransferase has translation MIELRAVVPADLEEFFSHQLDPSANHMAAFSAKNPADRGVFDHHWQSILNDPTVTVRTIVADGEVVGSILAYRDGDIPEISYWIDKAHWGQGLTTAAVGLFLEEFTDRPIRARAVADNVSSIRILEKYGFTVIGETQGFANARGAVVKELELELR, from the coding sequence GTGATTGAGCTTCGTGCCGTAGTTCCCGCCGACCTGGAGGAGTTTTTCTCCCACCAGCTGGACCCGAGTGCCAACCATATGGCCGCGTTCAGCGCCAAGAACCCGGCGGACCGCGGCGTCTTTGACCACCATTGGCAGAGCATCCTGAATGATCCGACCGTTACCGTGCGCACCATCGTGGCCGACGGCGAAGTGGTGGGCAGCATCCTCGCCTACCGGGACGGCGACATCCCCGAGATCAGTTACTGGATCGACAAGGCGCACTGGGGGCAGGGCCTTACCACCGCAGCCGTGGGACTGTTCCTGGAGGAATTCACCGACCGCCCGATCCGGGCACGTGCTGTTGCGGACAATGTCAGCTCCATCCGTATCCTGGAGAAATACGGCTTCACCGTCATCGGTGAAACGCAGGGCTTCGCCAATGCCCGCGGCGCCGTGGTCAAGGAACTCGAACTCGAACTTCGCTAG
- a CDS encoding acyl-CoA dehydrogenase family protein, which yields MPDFELSEEYQDLSDTVRDFADEVIAPVSAQHDAEHSFPYKVISQMGEMGLFGLPFPEEYGGMGGDYFALALALEQIARVDQSVAITLEAGVSLGAMPVYRFGNEEQKQQWLPLLASGEALAGFGLTEREAGSDAGGTKTTARLEDGQWVINGSKEFITNSGTDITRLVTVTAVTDTVTEPDGSIRKLISTILVPTETPGFTAEKPYNKVGWNASDTHPLTLTDVRVPEANLLGARGRGFANFLQILDEGRIAIAALATGAAQGCVDESLRYAKEREAFGAAIGTYQSISFKIARMQARAHTARLAYYDAAARMLAGRPFKTQAAIAKMVAGEAAMDNARDATQIFGGYGFINEFPVARHYRDSKILEIGEGTTEVQLMLIARSMGL from the coding sequence ATGCCCGACTTTGAACTCAGCGAGGAATACCAGGATCTCTCCGACACGGTGCGCGACTTCGCTGACGAAGTCATCGCCCCGGTGTCCGCCCAGCACGACGCGGAGCACAGCTTCCCGTACAAGGTCATCTCCCAGATGGGGGAGATGGGACTGTTCGGACTGCCCTTCCCGGAGGAATACGGCGGCATGGGCGGGGACTACTTCGCCCTGGCCCTCGCGCTGGAGCAGATCGCCCGGGTGGACCAGTCCGTGGCCATCACGCTGGAAGCCGGGGTCTCGCTCGGTGCCATGCCCGTGTACCGGTTCGGCAATGAAGAGCAGAAGCAGCAGTGGCTGCCCCTGCTCGCCAGCGGGGAGGCGCTCGCAGGGTTCGGCCTCACCGAACGCGAGGCAGGCTCCGACGCCGGCGGCACCAAGACCACTGCCCGGCTCGAGGACGGGCAGTGGGTCATCAACGGCAGCAAGGAGTTCATCACCAACTCCGGCACCGACATCACCCGCCTGGTGACTGTCACGGCCGTGACGGACACCGTCACCGAACCGGACGGTTCCATCCGGAAGCTCATTTCCACCATCCTCGTGCCGACCGAAACCCCCGGCTTCACAGCCGAAAAGCCGTACAACAAGGTGGGCTGGAATGCCTCGGACACGCATCCGCTGACCCTCACCGACGTCCGGGTGCCGGAGGCGAACCTGCTGGGAGCCCGGGGGCGGGGCTTCGCCAACTTCCTGCAGATCCTGGACGAGGGCCGCATCGCCATCGCGGCGCTTGCCACCGGTGCCGCACAGGGGTGCGTGGACGAATCCCTGCGGTACGCCAAGGAACGCGAGGCGTTCGGTGCAGCCATCGGCACCTACCAGTCCATTTCCTTCAAGATCGCGCGCATGCAGGCCCGGGCGCACACGGCCCGCCTGGCCTATTACGACGCCGCCGCGCGCATGCTCGCCGGACGTCCGTTCAAGACGCAGGCCGCGATCGCCAAGATGGTGGCCGGAGAAGCCGCCATGGACAACGCCCGCGACGCCACCCAGATCTTCGGCGGCTACGGTTTCATCAACGAATTCCCGGTGGCGCGGCATTACCGAGATTCCAAGATCCTGGAAATCGGGGAGGGAACTACTGAGGTGCAGTTGATGCTGATTGCCCGCAGTATGGGCCTGTAA
- a CDS encoding dihydrolipoamide acetyltransferase family protein — translation MLREFRLPDLGEGLTESEILNWHVSVGDTVQLNQVIADVETAKAVVELPSPYAGIVAHLHEQAGTVVEVGSPIVSFEVAVPAGADAGEAGEPVQAKREPNLVGYGAVPDAAGRPARRRRGQAPAPGPVAAAAPAVVPADSPPAPAPVPVPAAAPVRERPRSTPPVRKLARDMGVDLTQVQGSGPGGLVVRTDVVRAASPDAETMQVSAPGAAAAVPALPAPAGREERTAISGMRKHTAAAMVASAFTAPHATVFLTVDVTPTMELLERLRQQPAFNGLKLSPLTLAAKAVCLGLKRFPSLNSRWDESTREIVRYNYVNLGIAAATPRGLMVPNIKDAQTLSLHGLAAAVTSLAQTARDGRTQPADLAGGTISISNVGVFGVDTGTPILNPGEAGILALGAVRRQPWEYNGEIALRSVMTLSLSFDHRLVDGEQGAGFLSEVGAVLAEPALALAMA, via the coding sequence ATGCTGCGCGAATTCCGCCTCCCGGATCTGGGGGAGGGGCTTACCGAGTCCGAGATCCTGAACTGGCACGTCAGTGTGGGCGACACCGTACAGCTGAACCAGGTGATTGCCGATGTGGAGACCGCCAAGGCAGTGGTTGAGCTGCCGTCCCCGTATGCCGGGATAGTGGCGCACCTGCACGAGCAGGCCGGAACGGTGGTCGAGGTCGGATCCCCGATCGTCTCATTCGAGGTGGCGGTGCCGGCGGGTGCCGACGCCGGTGAGGCCGGCGAGCCGGTGCAGGCCAAGCGGGAGCCGAACCTGGTGGGGTACGGTGCGGTGCCGGACGCCGCCGGGCGCCCCGCCCGACGACGCCGCGGACAGGCTCCTGCCCCGGGTCCCGTCGCTGCCGCGGCCCCTGCTGTTGTGCCTGCAGATTCCCCACCTGCACCTGCACCTGTACCTGTGCCTGCAGCTGCTCCGGTCCGGGAGCGTCCGCGGTCCACCCCGCCGGTCCGCAAGCTGGCACGGGATATGGGAGTGGACCTCACCCAGGTGCAGGGATCGGGTCCGGGCGGGCTCGTGGTGCGTACCGACGTCGTCCGTGCTGCTTCACCGGACGCCGAAACGATGCAAGTGTCCGCACCCGGCGCCGCCGCTGCCGTGCCTGCCCTGCCGGCACCTGCGGGACGGGAGGAACGGACGGCGATCTCCGGCATGCGGAAGCATACTGCGGCGGCCATGGTGGCCAGCGCCTTCACTGCTCCCCACGCCACGGTCTTCCTGACGGTGGATGTCACTCCCACCATGGAGCTGCTGGAACGGCTCCGGCAGCAGCCGGCCTTCAACGGCTTGAAGCTGTCGCCGCTGACCCTGGCGGCCAAGGCGGTCTGCCTGGGGCTGAAGCGCTTCCCGTCGCTGAATTCGCGGTGGGATGAGTCCACGAGGGAGATCGTCCGCTACAACTACGTGAACCTGGGTATTGCCGCGGCCACGCCGCGCGGGCTGATGGTTCCCAATATCAAGGACGCCCAGACGCTGAGCCTGCATGGACTGGCAGCCGCGGTGACCTCCCTGGCGCAGACCGCACGGGACGGCAGGACGCAGCCGGCGGACCTGGCGGGCGGGACCATCTCCATCTCCAACGTGGGGGTGTTCGGCGTCGACACCGGGACTCCCATCCTGAATCCGGGCGAGGCAGGCATCCTGGCGCTGGGGGCGGTCCGCCGGCAGCCGTGGGAGTACAACGGAGAGATTGCCCTGCGCTCGGTGATGACGCTGAGTCTTTCGTTTGACCACCGGCTTGTCGACGGGGAGCAGGGCGCCGGGTTCCTGAGCGAAGTGGGAGCCGTTCTGGCCGAACCCGCACTGGCACTGGCCATGGCCTAG
- a CDS encoding carboxyl transferase domain-containing protein — translation METLKSGLDTASAAFAANAAAQQALVRELRGRLADAAAGGPLRSRERHTARGKLLPRERVIRLLDEGSPFLEVAPLAAADMYDGECPGAGLIAGIGLVQGRQVMVLSNDATVKGGTYYPMTVKKHLRAQEIALENRLPCIYLVDSGGAFLPRQDEVFPDREHFGRIFFNQAQMSARKIPQIAAVLGSCTAGGAYVPAMSDETVIVRNQGTIFLGGPPLVKAAIGEIVTAEELGGGDVHSRTSGVTDHLAENDAHALEIVRSIVETFPQQEPVWDIAESRLPAEDPAEIYGTVPTDLQTPYDVRELIARLVDASEFHEFKKEYGTTLVTGFARLHGHRIGIVANDGVLFSESALKGAHFIELCDQRGIPLVFLQNISGFMVGRDYEAGGIAKNGAKMVTAVATCRVPKLTVVVGGSFGAGNYSMCGRAYSPRFMWMWPAARISVMGGAQASSVLATVKRDQLEGRGEEWPAEDEEAFKAPIRETYETQGSPYYSTARLWDDGIIDPLDTRTVLGLALDVCANAPLPETSFGLFRM, via the coding sequence ATGGAGACCCTGAAATCCGGACTGGATACGGCTTCGGCCGCGTTTGCCGCCAATGCCGCGGCGCAGCAGGCGCTGGTACGTGAGCTGCGCGGACGGCTGGCGGACGCCGCCGCCGGCGGACCCCTGCGGTCCCGCGAGCGGCATACTGCACGCGGAAAGCTGTTGCCCCGCGAGCGGGTCATCCGCCTCCTGGACGAGGGCAGCCCTTTCCTTGAGGTGGCGCCGCTGGCCGCCGCGGACATGTACGACGGCGAGTGCCCCGGTGCGGGACTGATTGCCGGCATCGGCCTGGTGCAGGGCCGGCAGGTGATGGTCCTGTCCAATGACGCCACGGTCAAGGGCGGAACGTACTATCCGATGACGGTCAAAAAGCACCTGCGGGCACAGGAAATCGCCCTGGAAAACCGGCTGCCGTGTATTTACCTGGTGGACTCCGGCGGAGCTTTCCTTCCCCGGCAGGACGAGGTTTTTCCCGACCGGGAGCATTTCGGCCGGATTTTTTTCAACCAGGCGCAGATGTCCGCGCGGAAAATTCCGCAGATCGCCGCCGTCCTGGGCTCCTGCACCGCCGGCGGCGCCTATGTGCCGGCAATGAGCGATGAAACCGTGATTGTGCGCAACCAGGGGACGATTTTCCTGGGCGGTCCGCCGCTGGTGAAGGCCGCCATCGGCGAGATCGTCACCGCGGAAGAACTGGGCGGCGGAGACGTGCACTCCCGCACCAGCGGCGTCACCGACCATCTGGCCGAGAATGACGCACACGCCCTGGAGATAGTGCGCAGCATCGTGGAGACCTTCCCGCAGCAGGAACCGGTGTGGGACATCGCCGAGTCCCGGCTGCCCGCCGAGGACCCCGCGGAAATCTACGGCACCGTTCCCACCGACCTGCAGACCCCCTATGACGTTCGCGAACTGATCGCCCGCCTGGTGGACGCCAGCGAGTTCCACGAGTTCAAGAAGGAGTACGGCACCACCCTCGTCACCGGGTTCGCGCGGCTGCACGGCCACCGGATCGGCATTGTCGCCAACGACGGCGTGCTCTTCAGCGAATCCGCGCTCAAGGGAGCCCACTTCATTGAGCTGTGCGACCAGCGCGGCATCCCCCTGGTGTTCCTGCAGAACATCTCCGGGTTCATGGTCGGCCGGGATTACGAAGCCGGCGGAATCGCTAAGAACGGCGCCAAAATGGTCACCGCGGTGGCCACCTGCCGGGTCCCCAAACTGACGGTCGTGGTGGGCGGTTCCTTCGGCGCCGGCAACTACTCCATGTGCGGCCGGGCGTACTCGCCGCGCTTTATGTGGATGTGGCCGGCGGCCCGGATTTCCGTCATGGGCGGAGCCCAGGCTTCGTCGGTGCTGGCCACCGTCAAGCGGGACCAGCTCGAGGGCCGCGGCGAGGAATGGCCGGCGGAGGACGAGGAAGCCTTCAAGGCACCGATCCGCGAAACCTACGAAACCCAGGGCAGCCCGTATTACTCCACGGCCCGGCTGTGGGACGACGGCATTATTGACCCACTCGACACCCGCACCGTCCTGGGCCTGGCCCTGGACGTCTGCGCCAACGCGCCCCTGCCGGAGACCTCCTTCGGCCTGTTCCGGATGTGA
- a CDS encoding acetyl/propionyl/methylcrotonyl-CoA carboxylase subunit alpha, whose amino-acid sequence MTPQPYNAAPLFDTVLVANRGEIACRVIRTLKILGIRSVAVYSDDDAGARHVREADLAVRLGPAPARQSYLSVDAVLAACRSTGAQAVHPGYGFLSENADFASALADAGITFIGPPVRSLELMGDKIRAKNHVQGHGVPVVPGIAEPGLDDARLLAAAADVGYPILIKPSAGGGGKGMQAVLNPGDLPAALQTARRVAASAFGDDTLFLERLVSSPRHIEVQILADTHGNVVHLGERECSLQRRHQKVIEEAPSVLLDAATRERIGEAACNAARSVDYTGAGTVEFLVSDAAPDEFFFMEMNTRLQVEHPVTEMVTGVDLVAEQVRIAAGHPLSLKQEDVTLTGHAVEARIYAEDPERDFLPTSGSVQWLREPVGDGVRVDSSLLPGLAVSSSYDPMLAKVIAWGPDRAAALARLDTALAGTAVLGIGTNVEYLRLLLADPDVRAGRLDTTLIERRLPGLKFRTPQLPELAAAALLYAQDLADTASGSPWRQADGWRIAGSGAGSGGGNGNPGGTPLHLVFAAPVPGGDDVEVGVTGTARDATVRIGGTTHTAGLLAGSETREGGRVSVSLDGVLHTFTAAAEPETGAFWLAGGTAGELFTVRLRLRSRREQLDRHLAAAGRVAGEADPVVRSPMPGTVVAVAVADGDRVPAGAPLLSVEAMKMEHQLRAPMAGVVSLSLKPGDLVKADQVLATLTPETDSDTDAATDPHNEQGADHARL is encoded by the coding sequence ATGACCCCGCAGCCCTATAACGCCGCACCGCTTTTCGACACCGTCCTGGTTGCCAACCGCGGCGAAATCGCCTGCCGTGTGATCCGCACCCTGAAGATCCTGGGGATCCGTTCGGTGGCGGTCTACAGCGACGACGACGCCGGGGCCCGCCATGTGCGCGAAGCCGACCTCGCGGTCCGGCTCGGTCCGGCACCGGCCCGGCAGAGCTACCTGTCCGTGGACGCCGTGCTCGCCGCCTGCCGCAGCACCGGTGCGCAGGCCGTGCATCCCGGCTACGGTTTCCTGAGCGAAAACGCGGACTTCGCCTCTGCCCTGGCCGACGCCGGAATCACCTTCATCGGTCCGCCGGTCCGGTCCCTCGAGTTGATGGGCGACAAGATCCGCGCCAAGAACCATGTGCAGGGGCACGGCGTGCCGGTGGTGCCCGGAATCGCCGAACCGGGCCTGGACGATGCCCGGCTGCTGGCGGCCGCGGCCGACGTCGGCTATCCCATCCTGATCAAGCCCTCCGCCGGGGGCGGCGGTAAAGGCATGCAGGCCGTACTGAATCCCGGGGATCTGCCGGCGGCACTGCAGACGGCCCGGCGGGTGGCAGCATCGGCCTTCGGCGACGACACCCTGTTCCTGGAACGGCTGGTCTCTTCACCGCGTCATATCGAGGTGCAGATCCTCGCGGACACGCACGGGAACGTCGTCCATCTGGGGGAGCGGGAATGCTCCCTGCAGCGGCGGCACCAGAAAGTCATCGAGGAAGCACCCTCCGTGCTGCTGGACGCGGCCACCCGGGAACGCATCGGCGAGGCGGCGTGCAATGCCGCCCGCTCCGTGGACTACACCGGCGCGGGAACCGTGGAGTTCCTGGTTTCCGACGCCGCTCCGGACGAGTTCTTCTTTATGGAAATGAACACCCGCCTGCAGGTGGAACATCCGGTGACCGAAATGGTCACCGGCGTGGACCTGGTGGCCGAGCAGGTGCGCATCGCCGCCGGGCATCCGCTGTCCCTCAAGCAGGAAGACGTCACCCTGACCGGGCATGCGGTGGAAGCCCGGATCTACGCGGAGGACCCGGAACGGGACTTCCTGCCGACGTCGGGCTCGGTGCAGTGGCTGCGCGAACCCGTGGGCGACGGCGTCCGGGTGGATTCCTCCCTGCTGCCCGGACTGGCCGTTTCCTCCAGCTATGACCCGATGCTGGCCAAGGTCATCGCCTGGGGACCGGACCGTGCCGCCGCACTGGCCCGCCTGGACACGGCGCTCGCAGGTACTGCGGTGCTGGGCATCGGCACCAACGTGGAATACCTCCGCCTGCTGCTGGCCGATCCCGATGTCCGCGCCGGGCGGCTGGACACCACCCTGATCGAGCGGCGGCTTCCCGGACTGAAGTTCCGGACCCCGCAGCTCCCCGAGCTCGCCGCTGCAGCCCTGCTGTACGCGCAGGACCTGGCGGACACGGCGTCGGGTTCACCGTGGCGGCAGGCGGACGGCTGGCGGATCGCCGGAAGCGGTGCGGGCAGCGGTGGTGGGAACGGAAACCCCGGGGGTACGCCCCTGCACCTGGTCTTTGCCGCCCCCGTACCCGGCGGCGACGACGTCGAAGTGGGCGTTACCGGCACCGCACGGGACGCAACGGTGCGGATCGGCGGGACCACGCACACCGCCGGCCTGCTGGCCGGCAGCGAGACCCGGGAAGGGGGACGCGTGAGCGTTTCCCTGGACGGGGTCCTGCACACCTTCACCGCCGCCGCCGAACCGGAAACCGGGGCGTTCTGGCTGGCCGGAGGAACGGCCGGAGAGCTGTTCACGGTCCGGCTGCGTCTGCGCAGCCGGCGCGAGCAGCTGGACCGGCACCTGGCGGCGGCCGGACGCGTTGCCGGCGAAGCGGACCCGGTGGTGCGCTCCCCGATGCCGGGCACCGTCGTCGCGGTGGCCGTGGCGGACGGTGACCGGGTGCCCGCCGGGGCGCCGCTGCTCAGCGTCGAAGCCATGAAGATGGAACACCAGCTGCGGGCACCCATGGCCGGCGTCGTCTCCCTCAGCTTGAAACCCGGAGACCTGGTGAAGGCCGACCAGGTCCTGGCCACACTTACGCCGGAAACAGATTCCGACACCGACGCCGCAACAGACCCGCACAACGAACAAGGAGCAGACCATGCCCGACTTTGA